In Alteromonas macleodii, the sequence CCCTGCCCTTCTCGCCATCTTATTTGAATACCCGCTTCAAACGCTTGATATTCGACCGCAAACGCTTTTCCAATATAGCCAGCCACAATCCAGTTGTGGTCAATACGGTATTGACCTTCAGCCATAAAATTGCCGCTTAAACCTGTATCTGTGCTTTCTCCAAGAGAAACACCTTCTTCTACACTAGAGTGCGCTAGCCCTATCGGAAAGCGCAGATCATCGTCTTGTTTAACACGAGAGAGCGCAAGTGAACTGCGCAGCTTAACCTGCCAGTTGAGTGCCTCTAGAGTTAGCAGTTCAGAATAGCCACCAATACTGACAAACTGACTCGGGCTAAAGTAGCCCCCGTTGCCTACCGTAAAACCACTTAAGTTTTTGTCATAGCTTGTATAGCTTAAGAACGGTCCTATACGCCAATAATCAAGGCGAGAAGATACCTTATCAGCTATGTCGTAACTCACGTCACCACGAAGTGATAACGCGCTGTTATCAGCAACGAGTTCGCCTTCTAATCGGCTTATCTGCGCAGTTCCCGCAACCGACATATTGTCGGCTATGGAATGGGCAACTAATCCACGAACACCGCTTTCTATCACATAGCCCCAAGACTGCTCTCGGTTAGCATAAAAAGTTCCGGTCTGACTCAATAGACTGTCTTCTTTCGCTTTTCTAAATAGAGTGGCCGCAACGGTTGTATCTGCTAAAAACTTTGTTGCCGAGATTTGCCCGGTTACTTTAGCGCCAACGGGTTGCTCGAACATGGCATATTCCAAATTCGCGTAAAAATTGAAGTCTGGTGCTTGATAATAGGCTTCAGCCCGAACACCTGTGTCTTCGAAACCACTTATGCCCAAAGATGTACTTTCTAATTGCCTGTCACCGAACCAATCACCAACTTGAGGAGAACCACTGTAGAACTGCTTATAGTCTAATGAAACTTGCCAAAGCCAGTTTTTATAACCACTGCCAATGCCTATGTATTGTGCCAGTACATCAAAGTTACCAAGCCCCTCGCCACCACTTCGACTGCGGGTATTCATACCGTAAACTGCACTTAAGCCATCTTTAGTTTGTGCGGTAGCCGCTTGTGAGTCGTCGTTTTGATAAGCTAACCAAAATTGTTTTCTAGGCCACGCGTTTCGAATATTACGCGCTTGCAAAATGCTCTTTACTGCGCCGTATTTTAAGGCCAAGCGATTTAATGTAGCGTCATTACTTTGATTCAATGAAACCAATTCATTCGCAATAACCGTATTGGTTGGCGTTTTCGATAGCACTTGCTCGAAGGCCGACGTTGCGGTGGAAATGTCTTGTATTTCTTTTGCAGCCCAGCCAATTAACGCACGTTCCTCTATGCTTAAAGGCCGCAAACGTTCAAGAGATTCGCCAGCTTGTATACTTTCTTTGTAATGCCTTGTATCGTAGAACTGGGCCTGTCGACTAGCCAAGCCATCTGCACAGCGTTTAATGAATACCTCAGTATCAATACTGCACGCCAAGTCGAAAGCGTTTTGCTTGGCAAGATCACTGCTTTGTGCGCTAAGTGCCAGATATCTGCCTTCGTTATCTTCGACTAAACTAAACAGCGCTTCGGCAAAGACATAATTTTTTAAATCGTATTGTTGCCACGCCGCACCTTGTAGCACTTCTTTCGTGTAGCCATTGGTGTCAGATTTGAATAACTGTGCTAAGGATGTCGTATCTCGAAGCGACAATGCCTGCTGAAGTTTTATTCCCCTCACACTGTTTAAACCTTGCTGCGCTGATTGTTTATCAATATCTCGAACAGCCAACTGCAAGGCTGAGGTAAACTGTTGGTTAGCAACCTCTAACATGCCTTTGTCGATAGCAGTCCACCCCATGAGCAAGTAAAAGTCAGTGCGCTTTAACTGATTGCTTAACGCAATAAGCCTTTCTACTTTTTGCTTTGGCGTTGTCGCTCTAGCTTTAGGCGTTAATTGCGCAAACCTTTCTAGTGGAAGCGCTTCTGAGGCAGGTTTGGCAACCTGATTTTGGGGCGTTTCGAGCGAATCATGGGGCGTAGAGTCAGCCTCAGGTTTGCCTGACTTATCTACTCTCGGCACTGAAACTACAGTCTTA encodes:
- a CDS encoding cellulose synthase subunit BcsC-related outer membrane protein, yielding MKERFTRTSLCLAIGALLTSFGPTQAYGQTKTTYKEKDLGILPVQQEQPDLTGLWYHINERQIKLANEEFTRLKARYPQWKVPEEVEAELNRINGRLKGTIKTVVSVPRVDKSGKPEADSTPHDSLETPQNQVAKPASEALPLERFAQLTPKARATTPKQKVERLIALSNQLKRTDFYLLMGWTAIDKGMLEVANQQFTSALQLAVRDIDKQSAQQGLNSVRGIKLQQALSLRDTTSLAQLFKSDTNGYTKEVLQGAAWQQYDLKNYVFAEALFSLVEDNEGRYLALSAQSSDLAKQNAFDLACSIDTEVFIKRCADGLASRQAQFYDTRHYKESIQAGESLERLRPLSIEERALIGWAAKEIQDISTATSAFEQVLSKTPTNTVIANELVSLNQSNDATLNRLALKYGAVKSILQARNIRNAWPRKQFWLAYQNDDSQAATAQTKDGLSAVYGMNTRSRSGGEGLGNFDVLAQYIGIGSGYKNWLWQVSLDYKQFYSGSPQVGDWFGDRQLESTSLGISGFEDTGVRAEAYYQAPDFNFYANLEYAMFEQPVGAKVTGQISATKFLADTTVAATLFRKAKEDSLLSQTGTFYANREQSWGYVIESGVRGLVAHSIADNMSVAGTAQISRLEGELVADNSALSLRGDVSYDIADKVSSRLDYWRIGPFLSYTSYDKNLSGFTVGNGGYFSPSQFVSIGGYSELLTLEALNWQVKLRSSLALSRVKQDDDLRFPIGLAHSSVEEGVSLGESTDTGLSGNFMAEGQYRIDHNWIVAGYIGKAFAVEYQAFEAGIQIRWREGQGSGVTSDELLLSSPRLSGFAL